The Carassius auratus strain Wakin chromosome 34, ASM336829v1, whole genome shotgun sequence genomic sequence tgcatgATTCTTAAGAAGTCATCCTAATATTCTGAATTGCTGCTCAtcaaaacagttgagctgcttaatagTTGTATGTAAAGCAGAACACATTTTTAAGGATGTTtcgatgaatataaagttcagcagaacagcatttgtttgagattaaaatattttgtaacattataaatgcctttactgacacttaatttaaattaatgtaatgcatccttgctgaataaaagttacatttaaaaaaagttatactgaccacaaactttaaaacagcagattatataatttataaataccaTGTTTTCAATTTAGTACTGTACGCAAAACGGAATGCATTTTCCAACAATAAAAATGTCAAACTGTAATGTACCATGATAATATGCCATCATCTACAAGTGGTGTCTGAAATAAATCCTGTTAGCATTTCTAGTCCAATTTTAAGCAAAAGTATCTTCACTTTTGGGAGTCTAATCAAATAAACAATCAAGACAAAGACTTTCAGATTTAATTGCCACACTGGAAACAGTAGGGCTTTGTTTGATAGGGAACATTACCGACTACATTCTATACTAAGCAGTATACACTGCATACTACCTATTGTATTTATATCTTTTTAAATACAGTAGTTAATCTGTAGCATTATTCCACTATACTGTACATGTTTCAAACAGTAGAATGctatattgttgtcacatgacctcatcacAGTGCATGCTTACTTCAGTGAGTTTAGATATGtagaaaatttttattattttattttctatgtttttatttttattttttacatttgtcacactggaaataaaaatgtgtgtatactGAACTTTTGCAAAGGTAAACAATTGCCCTAAAATTTCGTCTACACCCAAAGGATGAGACAGTACCTGTTGTGCTGTAAGTTCCCAAGTGATCTTATTACGTTAGAAATATTTCTGTGTCTGTACAAGCCAAGAATGAAAAGCATTTAATAATGCCAAATCAGAGCACAATTCACCTCTGCAGGAGATCTGCCCTACACATCATTAGTGGATAAGAATAAgatttaaatcaataaactgagAGAAGGTGTAAGCAAGCCAACGGAAGCTTTGTGTTTCTCATTAATCACGAGGAAAACAATGTAGTCTCTGTTTGGCCGGGTGGCTGTAATGGAGTGTGGCTGTGTGTATGGTTGTGCATCCACCCCATTGTTATTGCCACAATGATTGgatttcacccaaaaaaagaaaattcattcATCATTACTCAGCCTCATGGTATTCCAAAACAGACTTACTTGCTTGTGTGAGACACAAAAGGAAAATGCTGTACAGTATGTACCAGTTGCTCTGTTCTGAGCAATTACAATGGATGAGGAATAATACTTTAAAGCTTTAACTATTAAAACCGTGTTTTTTGTACTTAGTAGTTAATATGACTTATGCTCCATATCCAAGACTTCTGAAGTAATGGaagtcatttaaaatttaaaacaacatgaggggtCTAAATTATGACATAAACTTCATTCTAAGTGAATTATCCTTTAAACAACACTGTACAAAACTGTACCTCCAGCATGACCACACATATCTGTTTGACACACTGGATGATGGCTTCCGGGGTGCCGGAGATTGTCACTGCACGCTCTGTGGAGTTAGGCAGCATGTCCCCTGCTACCTGCACTTGAGCTCCTGtggactagagagagagagagagagagagagagagagagaaaacaacgATTCAGAGCATTCGCTGCTGATGATGGTGTGAGACTGCACTGTTCTCTGGGGAACGCTGGGTCAAATGTTGCCATCTTCATGCAAGCATATGTTTCCATTGAAGGCATTCAGCAATGTTCTGATTTCCATACAACAGGGGCCTTCAACCTTTTTTTTAGATAAAGGAACTCTTAGTGGATAGATAAATTGAGCAAGGACCTGTTTACACTGAGAACAGCATGTGTCTAGTGGGTTGTTagtatatttacaaaaattgtATATACTTGTGAGTTTTGAGGCTTCTGCCACACAACATGGGCTTGGAAAGTTGCATAAGCCAGGAAAAGTGAACTGACAATCCATGATCAGAAAATGAGCAAAGTTTCATACCTCTCTCATCTCTTTGATTTTCGAACCTCCTTTGCCAATGAGGGAGCCGCACTGACTGGCGGGCACCACTAGGCGCAGAGTGACAGGGGGCTTACTGGTGGCTGGGCTGTTGCTCATGGAGTTGATTATATCCTGACGAAATATCAGAAAGCAACAACATAAtagataatacaaatttaaaatagatGAAACAACAGAATGTGGCTCATACAATCCAAATTAGTTCAAATTtaaaaagttgaaatatttttttttttgtgcagctgCATGTGCACTGAAGCCAGACTAATCTTTTAATGTCTCTTGGTTTGTGCCCATAAAGTTCTGAATAaaaggagaaaataaaataaaactggatGAAGCAATGTTAATTTCATAATGAATTTAAGTcactggattatatatatatatatatatatatatatatatatatatatatatatatatatatatatatatatataaaaggtatttccaattttttatgtatattgtatattgagatatacactgctgtttaaactgttcagtttggggtcagcatttttatttattttttaagtgaatacttttattcacctcggatgcattaaattgactgaAATAGATGTGTATAGGATAGTAAGGACttttaaattatgacaaaaaaaataataatattacattttaaaatgctgttctgCAAAACAAATTAGGcataactgctttcaacattgggTTAGTAAAGCACTTGTATTTAAACtgtctgtaaagcactttggtcaactttAAATGTACTATAGAAATAaatgattgattgactgatttttttatcaaattaatgtagccttggtgagcatatgagactttcaaaataattgtaaaatcttaccaaccacaaacttttgaacggtagtgtataccATTACTGTTAACATGAGATTTTCATATATTGTATCTGACCAGCACCTCTTCAAACTTGTATGCGATCATAGCGAAGGCCTTAAAGATGGCATCTGTGGGTCCAGTGATGGTGACGATCCTCTCAGGACAGTTTCCCTCTGAGATGTTGATGCGAGCACCGCTCTATAGGATGTTAAAAGTCAAGTAAACCCTCATATTCTTGTTCCGCTTCATGTCTGAGAGACTTCAAGAGCCCTTTAAcagctaaaaactaaaaacacttaaaggtacaattttaaACTACTTTCCTCTATCCCAtcttaaaaaagtgaaataaatgttaaatcagtttttatttttacacaaacacTGAGGtctatgtgataaaaaaaaaaagtcgatcTCAACAGAACAAGAGGATTTTGGTAAAACTAATTAGCAAAAAGAAACATACCTCTTCACGCATCTTCTTCACAGTTTCTCCTTTCTGTAACAAAAAGAAGAGTGGAATATTTAGATGCAgtgcttaaaataaaaacatatataatatactgaatatatttaatatatctatcaatctatctacctatttctctctctctctctctctctctctctctctctctctctctctctctatatatatatatatatatatatatatatatatatatatatacacacatacacacacacacgtcagtatCTAACATACCTTTCCAATGATGCTTCCCACTTcctgcagaaaaaaaacaacaacaacaaaaagaaccaATAAAGTCATTGCAAGCGTAACCATTCACAACTGTATATGAACACACTTCCTCATGGAAATTGCTTGTTTATGGTGATTTAATGAGTCTAAAAGATCACTGGTGCTGACAACCCCTGATTCACCTTGGCCTGAAACAGTGGGTCAGGAGAGGACAGATCCCTGAGGCACACAGCAGTGACATCACAAGCCCACCCCCATCCACCTCCCTCTGTACTGCTCTGCGGGCTCAACTTACCTTGCCGTGCATGAGCAGCCGGATGGTCAGCGTCACATTCAGCCCGCCCTCTGACTGGACTTTGTTGAGTTCCATACTAGGAGTGGAGGTGAAGCAGGAATATGGTCACGTGACAGGAAATCCCCAGGAGTAGGACGAGAATGATGGTACAGCAGCCAACCAGTCACCTGCAGGGGGGGATGAGAAAATCAGACAAGAGTCATGAAGAGCCCAAAGACTTCCACACGAGACACTAAGATGGTCGCAAAAGGTTGGGTTCTGCCCAGGAACCAAAGCTCAGAATTAAAGGAATGTTCCTGGTTTCATCATTTTGTTTGTCAAAGAAAATAATTCTGACTTGAATACACTATTATTGAATGGTCTGTGGTTGGTATATGTTATTGAAAAGTCTCATATGTGTACCAAGGCTTAATTTGttggaaaaaaatactgtaaaaacaatactattgttttgtattttaacatattttaaaatgtgatttatttctgagatggcaaagatgaatttttgcatcatcactccagtcttcagtgtcatatgatccttgaaaaatcattctaattttgtactcaagaaacatttcttatcacaaTTAATGGTGAAAACTGTTTTGCTGCTTAGCATTtttgaagaaacttttttttttctggattctttgatgaattcaaaatgaacagaatttatttgaaagagaaatctTTCTGTAATTCAAATGTATTCTGTACTGTCagttttgaccaatttaatggaTTCTTGCtagataaaagtatttaaaaaaaaaacttttgatgtaaaataaatcaaatatgtaaATAGATAAAATTGCgtgcaagtaaataaaataaataaaacacttcattCAAAACATTCAGACAGAAAACATTCAGTCTGTTCCAGAAAGTTAATTTGAAGCTTGTAGTTTTATTAAAGCACTTCACTTTATTCAGTAAAACCCTGCTTTATTTGAACTTTTCAAATCATCATTTTAAGTTGAACGACTTTAAGATGGATTTCTAATTCCTGTTAATTCCTGTAAAGACTGAATATAACCCACTATTCTCATGCcaacatgtatttacatttttgtacatttttgtggcaatacattttaaatacagtgcACGTTTTATTGCCTGTTGAATATTCTTTGGAATTAACTTACTGTGAGCgtgactgtttttgtttttttttcgatATAATCAACATTATGCTGTTAGTATAGATTATTGAATATGAAACATTCCTTTAATTCTACACACCGAGATATTTAATAAGCTTTTATATGCATAATTTGAACACAAGAGGGAGCACTTTACAAGTaatcaaattcattttaatatcaaaTTCATTGCCAGGCAGTAatcttaaaataatttcataatctAACAGCTGCTGAGATCATTCATCCAAATATTCCATGGGCTATCATGCCAAGTGTAAGAAGATGTGTTTTACAAAAATGACATCCTGACCAATCGGATCTCAGTTAActcttaaaagaaaataaatcattgaaaaaaaaatgtcctaaTGTTCAAAAATGTTCTCAACACAAACGATGACAATATTCCAGGTATAGGCAAATATAGAATCTAAACAGAATTCATACAAATTGAATACCTATCATTAATAAAATTCTGCACATTCAAGGCCCAAATCAAGTCAAAGTGCTTTAGTTAtaataaagagaaataaaattaattattctaaaatttgattaaatataatgcaataaaaaactaaatattgtggATAATTTAGTTGTGCTTCAGCGAGAAGCATCAAACTCATTTGCAGATCTCTGTGCGTTTACCATAAACAAGTTCATATACTGTAAAACAACCAATTTTTGTGTAAAAATTCATAACTTAATAAATTCAGCTTattcaaatctgttttttttttctgtctctctgatCCCTCTGATGATTTCTCATGCTCAGCTGTTATAATGAGTATCTGTCTCTACTCTGGTGAGGGAGGGGGAATCCTCACAGCTTCAGACCTGTCCCTTTTTCGTTGATTTATGCCGTCATATGGGTCTGGGGATCAACAACGATTGAGAGATTGAAACATTAAGCCGTTCCAGCACAGCTGCCAGACCTTCAAATGAAGCACGGGATAAAGAGAGAGCAAAAAGTGAATTATGGTGACTGGAAAAAAGCACTGGGAAAAGGAAATAGCGTGACCGATCAAGGATGAGATGTTTTAAGCATAATTTTGCATGTAACGTGTGAGAAGAGACGCAAAGAGAAAGCAATGGAAAGGTAAGAAGAGATTCACATGGGTATACGAGATGAGCTGCCAGCTGTCCGCAAATCTCCTGCTTAGCACAGATTGCATAAATATTCTAATCTGAGCTAAGAGCATGCAGACGCAACAAACCAAATTGACAGAAGTGAACCGGCCTGTGCTCCAAAAAAACCATCTTAAGAAGCCCCTAAACTAGGAAAAGTGCACTCAACTGTATCAAGTGTACTTTAAAtcttaagtataataaaaaaaactgtacttgcaaataataaaatattaatctaaTAAAAAGCCACTAAAGGTTATTAAAAAAGTACATGTTCACAAGTTTTTTAACACACTTAACTATGCATgaaaagtgcatttttttaataaagtgtcaGGATTAAAAGATTttcttaaaagtacattttaaatcatcgTTTTAATCTTTACCATGATTtaaaagtacacttattttgatgtactGACCAACATAAAgaacttgattataattttaactgctGTGTGTTATTTAATATGACAGGTAAAGTTTagattttcatatatttcattttattttagtttacttcaagtaacagtgttgttttaaagggttcatatgatgcgattaaaatgttccccttctctttggagtgttacaagctcttggtggataaagaagatctgtaaaattgtaaagactaaagtctcaaatccaaagagatattctttataaaaattaaggCTCGTCCACATCCCCCTAAAATGGCTTGTCCTAACACTCCCTCAAATGTCGATGTCATGATGTGTGCAGATTTTCATAACACACGGCaaagccgatatatcggccgatatttggcattttgaaCATATCGACATCGGCCtatacgtttttctgcttggccgatgtgttcaagGTGGGACTTTTTTTGACGGCGCTGAGAGCTGCAGCACCTGAGCGCACACATtgcaaacactctctctcttgttcgttcttaacagttctgtctaatacagatagaAGTCCGTCTAATAATCAGAacagttaaacaaaggaattaaagtATACAGAAActattataatgattgctttcATATTAGGTCTATtagtaatagaaaataaaacattatgatactttctcatttgccgtcagcattaagcaaatacaaattttaataatttaaacaaatctttgtatgactaatgaacatttcatttcacaaaccttgcaaacttagttgaatccagctgtgagatctcgtgaagtgtgcatttttatccagcatgtgTTCTCTGAGTGATGGTCAGTCTGTGAGAATTGAATGCATTAAACTTTAAtgttgtgatttcaaattatgctgtgctttatgcattcgcccactgtcatattcatgtaattttcactgtgtactgtatataaaatgagtttttccctgagtttatttgaaaaatatgattcccaatgcacagaaacttcccagaatactgagtgccctgttggttacagtgcttactttttttaaatcatatttttataaaatatgtatttgtgaaaaatactgtcatctaaacTATAAACGTTTCttttacaattgtattttttaatccaCTGTCAAATAATtgcaaatttcttaaatattaataataattgtaatcaaATCATATCAGCTTTATATTGTCTATCAGCCCCTGCTTTCCAAAATATCAGCAGTCCCAAAAAAAAGGCAAATCACATATCAGTCGACCACTACTCCTAACAGTACATTGATTGAACTGCTAAAAGACAACCGATGATGGGACGTGCatgagcagagcagctggactgagtgTCCTGCTGCTGGCCTGGGAGACGGCATAGTATGTTAAGGGATTTAACATTTCCGtaacatgcttgaggcattcggccaatcacaacacactggatagctggccaatcagatcaCACTTTGCTTTTTAGaacgatgagccttgtaaaatcgacacgtttcagaaggcggggcacagaggaaaaacaataatatacattatatgaaaaataatgtgtttttttaaccttaaactggaTAAGCACATTGCATTGccccaaatacacaaaattatgttctttttagcagcatcttatgacccctttaatggttttagttttagttaaccataattaaccctgaattaaagtattaaccatatgtatatatataaaaaagaagaattatgac encodes the following:
- the LOC113053703 gene encoding poly(rC)-binding protein 3 isoform X11 encodes the protein MELNKVQSEGGLNVTLTIRLLMHGKEVGSIIGKKGETVKKMREESGARINISEGNCPERIVTITGPTDAIFKAFAMIAYKFEEDIINSMSNSPATSKPPVTLRLVVPASQCGSLIGKGGSKIKEMRESTGAQVQVAGDMLPNSTERAVTISGTPEAIIQCVKQICVVMLEAYTIQGQYAIPHPDLTKLHQLAMQQTPFTPLGQTTPAFPGLDASPPASTHELTIPNDLIGCIIGRQGTKINEIRQMSGAQIKIANAMEGSSERQITITGTPANISLAQYLINARLTSEVTGMGTL
- the LOC113053703 gene encoding poly(rC)-binding protein 3 isoform X7, whose protein sequence is MELNKVQSEGGLNVTLTIRLLMHGKEVGSIIGKKGETVKKMREESGARINISEGNCPERIVTITGPTDAIFKAFAMIAYKFEEDIINSMSNSPATSKPPVTLRLVVPASQCGSLIGKGGSKIKEMRESTGAQVQVAGDMLPNSTERAVTISGTPEAIIQCVKQICVVMLESPPKGATIPYRPKPASTPVIFSGGQAYTIQGQYAIPHPDQLTKLHQLAMQQTPFTPLGQTTPAFPGLDASPPASTHELTIPNDLIGCIIGRQGTKINEIRQMSGAQIKIANAMEGSSERQITITGTPANISLAQYLINARLTSEVTGMGTL
- the LOC113053703 gene encoding poly(rC)-binding protein 3 isoform X9 → MELNKVQSEGGLNVTLTIRLLMHGKEVGSIIGKKGETVKKMREESGARINISEGNCPERIVTITGPTDAIFKAFAMIAYKFEEDIINSMSNSPATSKPPVTLRLVVPASQCGSLIGKGGSKIKEMRESTGAQVQVAGDMLPNSTERAVTISGTPEAIIQCVKQICVVMLEAYTIQGQYAIPHPDQLTKLHQLAMQQTPFTPLGQTTPAFPGLDASPPASTHELTIPNDLIGCIIGRQGTKINEIRQMSGAQIKIANAMEGSSERQITITGTPANISLAQYLINARFRDVAAMWNDPSSMTTS
- the LOC113053703 gene encoding poly(rC)-binding protein 3 isoform X10; protein product: MELNKVQSEGGLNVTLTIRLLMHGKEVGSIIGKKGETVKKMREESGARINISEGNCPERIVTITGPTDAIFKAFAMIAYKFEEDIINSMSNSPATSKPPVTLRLVVPASQCGSLIGKGGSKIKEMRESTGAQVQVAGDMLPNSTERAVTISGTPEAIIQCVKQICVVMLEAYTIQGQYAIPHPDLTKLHQLAMQQTPFTPLGQTTPAFPGLDASPPASTHELTIPNDLIGCIIGRQGTKINEIRQMSGAQIKIANAMEGSSERQITITGTPANISLAQYLINARFRDVAAMWNDPSSMTTS
- the LOC113053703 gene encoding poly(rC)-binding protein 3 isoform X6, yielding MELNKVQSEGGLNVTLTIRLLMHGKEVGSIIGKKGETVKKMREESGARINISEGNCPERIVTITGPTDAIFKAFAMIAYKFEEDIINSMSNSPATSKPPVTLRLVVPASQCGSLIGKGGSKIKEMRESTGAQVQVAGDMLPNSTERAVTISGTPEAIIQCVKQICVVMLESPPKGATIPYRPKPASTPVIFSGGQAYTIQGQYAIPHPDLTKLHQLAMQQTPFTPLGQTTPAFPGLDASPPASTHELTIPNDLIGCIIGRQGTKINEIRQMSGAQIKIANAMEGSSERQITITGTPANISLAQYLINARFRDVAAMWNDPSSMTTS
- the LOC113053703 gene encoding poly(rC)-binding protein 3 isoform X8, with protein sequence MELNKVQSEGGLNVTLTIRLLMHGKEVGSIIGKKGETVKKMREESGARINISEGNCPERIVTITGPTDAIFKAFAMIAYKFEEDIINSMSNSPATSKPPVTLRLVVPASQCGSLIGKGGSKIKEMRESTGAQVQVAGDMLPNSTERAVTISGTPEAIIQCVKQICVVMLESPPKGATIPYRPKPASTPVIFSGGQAYTIQGQYAIPHPDLTKLHQLAMQQTPFTPLGQTTPAFPGLDASPPASTHELTIPNDLIGCIIGRQGTKINEIRQMSGAQIKIANAMEGSSERQITITGTPANISLAQYLINARLTSEVTGMGTL
- the LOC113053703 gene encoding poly(rC)-binding protein 3 isoform X5 encodes the protein MELNKVQSEGGLNVTLTIRLLMHGKEVGSIIGKKGETVKKMREESGARINISEGNCPERIVTITGPTDAIFKAFAMIAYKFEEDIINSMSNSPATSKPPVTLRLVVPASQCGSLIGKGGSKIKEMRESTGAQVQVAGDMLPNSTERAVTISGTPEAIIQCVKQICVVMLESPPKGATIPYRPKPASTPVIFSGGQAYTIQGQYAIPHPDQLTKLHQLAMQQTPFTPLGQTTPAFPGLDASPPASTHELTIPNDLIGCIIGRQGTKINEIRQMSGAQIKIANAMEGSSERQITITGTPANISLAQYLINARFRDVAAMWNDPSSMTTS